The Hydrogenophaga crocea genome contains a region encoding:
- the glnL gene encoding nitrogen regulation protein NR(II): MVTRRGGEREAARPNAAAASRFQALDLLATLVAVVDTEGQVLYANAALEDALGISRRSIAAVRLQDCFTEPVLLDNALQGARSNEFAALRYDAFLHRLNHEPMPVHVVVAQTEQTGEVVVEMLPQEQQTRQEREERLLDQAQANKELIRNLAHEIKNPLGGIRGAAQLLQMELQSKELIEYTQVIVHEADRLQSLVDRLLAPHRRPHVVGDVNIHEVCERVRSLIVVEFPKGLKVVRDYDTSIPEFRGDREQLIQALLNIVHNAALALSERIEAGDARITLKTRVGRQVTFGKQRYRLALELHVIDNGPGVPDSIKDRIFFPLVSGRDGGSGLGLTLAQTFVQQHHGLIECESEPGRTDFKILIPLP, from the coding sequence CTGGTCACGCGGCGCGGCGGTGAACGCGAGGCCGCGCGGCCCAACGCCGCCGCCGCTTCGCGGTTCCAGGCCCTCGACCTGCTCGCCACGCTTGTGGCCGTGGTCGACACCGAAGGCCAGGTGCTCTACGCGAACGCCGCGCTCGAAGACGCGCTGGGCATCTCTCGGCGCAGCATCGCGGCCGTGCGGCTGCAAGACTGCTTCACCGAGCCCGTGCTGCTCGACAATGCCTTGCAGGGCGCGCGCAGCAACGAGTTCGCGGCGCTGCGCTACGACGCCTTCCTGCACCGCCTCAACCACGAGCCCATGCCGGTGCACGTGGTGGTGGCGCAAACCGAGCAGACCGGCGAGGTGGTGGTGGAAATGCTGCCGCAGGAACAGCAGACCCGACAGGAGCGCGAAGAGCGCCTGCTCGACCAGGCGCAGGCCAACAAGGAGCTGATCCGCAACCTCGCGCACGAGATCAAGAACCCGCTGGGCGGCATCCGCGGGGCGGCGCAGCTGCTGCAGATGGAGCTGCAGAGCAAGGAGCTCATCGAGTACACGCAGGTGATCGTGCACGAGGCCGATCGCCTGCAATCGCTGGTCGATCGCCTGCTCGCGCCGCACCGCCGGCCGCACGTGGTGGGCGATGTAAACATCCACGAGGTCTGCGAGCGCGTGCGCTCGCTCATCGTGGTCGAGTTCCCCAAGGGGCTGAAGGTCGTGCGCGACTACGACACCTCCATCCCCGAGTTCCGCGGCGACCGCGAGCAGCTGATCCAGGCGCTGCTCAACATCGTCCACAACGCGGCGCTGGCGCTCAGCGAGCGCATCGAAGCGGGCGATGCGCGCATCACCCTCAAGACGCGTGTGGGTCGCCAGGTGACCTTCGGCAAACAGCGCTACCGGCTGGCACTGGAATTGCATGTCATCGACAACGGGCCCGGCGTGCCGGACTCGATCAAGGACCGCATCTTCTTTCCCCTGGTCTCGGGGCGCGACGGTGGGTCCGGCCTGGGGCTGACGCTGGCGCAAACCTTCGTGCAGCAACACCATGGCCTGATCGAGTGCGAGAGCGAGCCGGGCCGAACGGACTTCAAGATCCTGATTCCGTTGCCTTGA